In a genomic window of Aggregatimonas sangjinii:
- a CDS encoding glucosaminidase domain-containing protein, whose translation MIRKISLLALLGLFVFSCKSKKKVTYGQKNRTYEVTVKKEGGDENPEKDALNTLPEDDGKFVRYEIGSVDAYIDLFSETAQLEMKAYGIPASITLAQGLLESGLGKGELALKTNNHFGIKCHTNWTGDYELHDDDEKDECFRKYNHPMYSYRDHSVFLSTRSRYAFLFELDEDDYKGWAKGLRKAGYATDKKYPQKLISLIERYELYQYDTQEGSSARQKEVEVLTTTDGSTGNSRITAETPAEVTSESVKPITHVVVKGDSLWALSRKYGVTVAQLRKLNNMSGNGLSIGQLLVVKQSR comes from the coding sequence ATGATAAGGAAAATAAGCCTTTTGGCACTCTTGGGTCTGTTCGTGTTCAGTTGTAAATCGAAGAAAAAAGTTACCTACGGTCAAAAAAACCGCACCTACGAGGTAACGGTGAAAAAAGAAGGTGGTGATGAAAACCCTGAAAAAGACGCACTGAACACTTTGCCCGAGGATGACGGCAAATTTGTGCGCTATGAAATCGGTTCCGTCGATGCCTATATCGACCTGTTTTCCGAAACCGCGCAATTGGAAATGAAGGCCTACGGCATTCCTGCGAGTATTACCTTGGCACAAGGCTTGCTGGAAAGTGGGCTTGGCAAAGGGGAACTCGCATTAAAAACCAATAATCACTTTGGAATCAAGTGCCATACCAACTGGACGGGAGACTACGAACTACACGACGATGACGAGAAAGACGAATGTTTTCGAAAATACAACCACCCCATGTACTCCTATCGGGATCATAGTGTCTTTCTGTCCACCCGCTCCCGCTATGCCTTTTTATTTGAATTGGATGAGGATGATTATAAGGGATGGGCCAAAGGCTTGCGAAAAGCCGGTTATGCCACGGATAAAAAATACCCTCAAAAATTGATTTCCCTGATCGAACGTTACGAATTGTACCAATACGATACACAGGAGGGCTCTTCTGCGCGTCAGAAGGAGGTTGAGGTACTGACAACGACTGATGGAAGCACGGGCAATTCCCGAATCACCGCGGAAACCCCAGCTGAGGTAACCTCCGAATCCGTCAAGCCGATTACACATGTGGTCGTCAAAGGGGATTCACTTTGGGCGCTTTCCAGAAAATATGGGGTAACCGTAGCCCAATTGCGCAAACTGAACAATATGTCGGGCAACGGACTCTCCATCGGACAATTATTGGTGGTTAAGCAAAGTAGGTGA
- the hemL gene encoding glutamate-1-semialdehyde 2,1-aminomutase → MIYQRSSALFAEAKKVIPGGVNSPVRAFNAVGGDPIFVKEAKGAYLYDEDGNRLIDYIASWGPMILGHAFEPVVKAVIEKAKKGTSFGMPTEIETQLAELAVSMVPNIDKIRFVNSGTEACMSAVRLARGFTGKDKIIKFAGCYHGHSDSFLIQAGSGAVTFGAPNSPGVTQGTAKDTLLAEYNDLASIQTLVKANKGAIAAIIIEPVAGNMGCIIPTDEFIQGLRTLCTQEDILLIFDEVMTGFRLGKGGAQEVLGIDADILTFGKVIGGGLPVGAFAARSEIMGHLAPEGPVYQAGTLSGNPLAMSAGLAMLSELNSKPEIFNSLAQKTEYLHQGFEKVLNAKGIPFQINRFGSMLSVHFTEEPVIDFASSAKGNNETFKKYFHGMLDKGIYLPPSAFESYFLNDALSYADLDETISALEGLSL, encoded by the coding sequence ATGATATACCAACGCAGTAGTGCCTTGTTCGCCGAGGCGAAAAAAGTGATTCCCGGTGGGGTAAATTCCCCGGTGCGGGCGTTTAACGCTGTGGGCGGCGACCCGATTTTCGTCAAGGAGGCCAAAGGGGCGTACCTTTATGACGAGGACGGCAATCGCCTTATCGATTACATCGCTTCTTGGGGTCCGATGATTTTAGGGCACGCCTTTGAACCCGTAGTAAAGGCCGTTATTGAAAAAGCCAAAAAGGGCACCTCCTTCGGGATGCCGACCGAAATCGAGACCCAATTGGCCGAACTAGCGGTCAGTATGGTGCCGAATATCGATAAGATCCGTTTTGTGAATAGTGGTACCGAAGCCTGTATGAGTGCAGTACGTTTGGCGCGGGGATTTACCGGAAAGGATAAGATTATCAAATTCGCGGGATGCTATCACGGGCATTCCGACTCGTTCCTGATTCAGGCGGGTAGCGGCGCCGTTACCTTTGGTGCACCCAATAGCCCCGGAGTTACCCAAGGCACGGCAAAAGATACCTTGCTGGCGGAGTATAACGACTTGGCAAGTATACAAACTTTGGTAAAGGCCAATAAAGGAGCAATCGCCGCTATCATCATCGAACCTGTGGCCGGGAATATGGGCTGTATTATCCCAACGGATGAATTTATTCAAGGGTTACGAACCCTTTGCACCCAAGAGGATATACTTTTGATTTTTGATGAGGTGATGACCGGTTTCCGACTGGGAAAAGGGGGTGCACAGGAAGTACTGGGCATCGATGCCGACATCCTTACCTTTGGGAAGGTCATTGGAGGTGGACTCCCCGTAGGAGCATTCGCTGCCCGTTCGGAGATTATGGGCCATCTGGCACCCGAGGGTCCCGTCTATCAAGCGGGAACGCTCAGTGGTAATCCCCTCGCCATGAGTGCAGGCCTTGCTATGCTTTCCGAATTGAATTCAAAACCTGAAATCTTCAACAGTTTGGCTCAAAAGACCGAATACTTGCATCAAGGATTCGAGAAGGTATTGAATGCCAAGGGAATTCCGTTTCAGATCAATCGATTCGGGAGTATGTTATCGGTACATTTTACGGAGGAGCCCGTTATTGACTTCGCCTCTTCTGCCAAAGGGAACAATGAAACGTTTAAAAAATACTTTCATGGTATGCTCGATAAGGGCATCTATTTGCCGCCCAGTGCCTTTGAAAGTTATTTTCTGAACGATGCCTTGAGTTATGCCGATTTAGACGAGACTATTTCCGCCTTGGAAGGACTATCGTTGTAG
- a CDS encoding FG-GAP repeat domain-containing protein, with protein sequence MHKTILLFSIMLFAFCTSVIGQGIALQTSERLILGTYKERTASVASGDIDGDGDTDILVANGRHWPGQNRIFINDGRGIFTVERDLGSLRETTYATELADFDNDGDLDIAVGNDMAPNSLYLNDGQGNFTRKGSFGEAYAPTRNLTLADLDQDGDIDILITNRGRANEICLNDGAGGFSKTLDFGNKSDSTIDVETADVDGDGDIDLILANRDDQPNYVYLNDGALGFAEKIAFGTGSDNTRSVSAGDVNGDGLLDIITANIGEPNVVYFGHTTTPFKKSVVFDSAKMESYAVQTADLDVDGDLDIIVGNSESPNFVFLNENKGSTWQAYSLTNEAFDTYDIITADLNNDGFPDIIEANSDEVNRYFLNQKKK encoded by the coding sequence ATGCATAAAACCATTCTACTATTCAGCATCATGCTCTTTGCCTTTTGCACTTCTGTTATCGGACAGGGCATTGCATTGCAGACTAGCGAGCGCCTAATTTTGGGAACCTACAAAGAACGAACGGCTTCCGTAGCCAGTGGGGATATTGACGGAGATGGCGATACCGATATTCTGGTCGCCAATGGTCGGCATTGGCCAGGACAGAATCGAATTTTTATCAATGATGGAAGAGGGATATTCACCGTGGAGAGAGATTTGGGCAGCCTTCGGGAAACCACCTATGCTACCGAATTGGCCGACTTCGATAATGATGGAGATCTTGATATTGCCGTTGGGAACGATATGGCTCCCAACTCTCTTTATTTGAATGACGGACAAGGTAATTTTACACGCAAAGGTTCTTTTGGCGAAGCCTATGCCCCAACGAGAAACCTGACCTTGGCCGACCTTGATCAAGATGGCGATATCGATATCTTGATTACCAATAGAGGGCGCGCTAATGAAATTTGTCTCAACGACGGCGCCGGCGGTTTCTCAAAGACGCTTGACTTTGGCAATAAAAGCGATTCTACCATTGATGTTGAAACGGCGGATGTGGATGGGGATGGCGATATCGACTTGATTTTGGCCAATCGGGACGATCAACCCAATTATGTTTATCTCAATGATGGTGCGTTGGGCTTCGCAGAGAAAATCGCCTTTGGCACGGGGAGCGACAATACCCGTTCGGTAAGTGCGGGTGATGTGAATGGTGATGGACTTTTGGATATCATTACGGCGAATATCGGAGAACCAAATGTTGTGTATTTTGGTCATACAACCACTCCTTTTAAAAAATCGGTAGTGTTCGATAGTGCAAAAATGGAAAGCTATGCCGTTCAGACTGCAGACCTCGATGTGGATGGCGACCTCGACATCATCGTCGGCAATTCGGAAAGTCCTAATTTCGTTTTCTTAAATGAAAACAAGGGTAGTACTTGGCAAGCCTATTCCCTGACCAATGAGGCTTTTGACACCTATGACATCATTACTGCCGACCTCAATAACGATGGTTTTCCGGATATTATAGAAGCCAATTCGGACGAGGTGAACCGCTATTTTTTAAACCAGAAGAAGAAATAG
- a CDS encoding NAD-dependent epimerase/dehydratase family protein has protein sequence MKKTRRSFIKNSTLFGLALPFLGLQPVLANTNVKASIALKSQQPKKLRILILGGTSFLGPHQIAYALSRGHSITTFTRGKYRPTVHQKLFTRVEQLIGDRENDLKALETGTWDIVIDNSGHKTEWTKKSATLLKDRVGLYIYTSSTGVYYPYLENRITETTEVLTTMPGNLRNEELQMEYSYGVMKSTSEIEAIKAFGADRTLIIRPTYMIGPADKSDRFIYWPIRLSKGGEIMVPGKKNDPVQYIDVRDVAEWTIRSAEEKLSGVFNAVGPKNPQTMTEFINAAKGAFDVTVEPVYIDNYQFLKDQGIHHIVPWIMPEGYNYGSARIDNQKAIQNGLTFRDITTTIRDTYNWWVSDALSDQRRNSFELKEGSLLLREKAILEKWSAFNR, from the coding sequence ATGAAAAAAACAAGAAGGAGTTTTATTAAAAATAGCACCCTGTTCGGGCTGGCCCTACCCTTTCTTGGCCTGCAGCCTGTGCTTGCCAATACGAACGTAAAGGCATCGATAGCTCTGAAAAGTCAGCAGCCCAAAAAGCTACGTATACTCATCTTGGGAGGCACCAGTTTCTTGGGTCCACATCAGATAGCCTATGCCCTTTCGCGTGGCCACTCCATTACCACCTTTACCAGGGGAAAGTACCGCCCGACCGTACATCAAAAGCTTTTTACCCGAGTAGAGCAGCTGATTGGTGACCGGGAAAACGATTTGAAAGCATTGGAAACCGGAACTTGGGATATCGTTATCGACAATTCGGGCCATAAAACGGAATGGACGAAAAAGTCGGCGACATTATTAAAAGACCGCGTTGGATTGTACATCTACACCTCATCAACAGGAGTCTACTACCCCTATTTGGAAAATCGGATTACCGAGACTACCGAAGTATTGACCACCATGCCGGGGAACTTGAGAAACGAGGAACTCCAAATGGAGTATAGCTACGGAGTAATGAAATCGACGTCCGAAATCGAAGCGATCAAGGCTTTTGGAGCGGATCGGACCCTTATTATTCGACCTACCTATATGATCGGCCCGGCGGACAAATCAGACCGTTTTATTTATTGGCCAATACGACTTTCCAAAGGAGGTGAAATCATGGTTCCTGGCAAAAAGAATGATCCCGTACAGTACATCGATGTTCGGGATGTCGCAGAGTGGACCATTCGCAGTGCAGAGGAAAAATTATCCGGTGTCTTTAACGCCGTCGGACCCAAAAATCCGCAAACGATGACCGAGTTTATCAATGCCGCCAAGGGTGCTTTCGACGTGACTGTAGAACCGGTCTATATCGATAATTACCAATTTTTAAAAGACCAAGGAATCCATCATATCGTCCCCTGGATCATGCCCGAAGGATACAATTATGGGTCGGCGCGGATCGATAATCAAAAAGCCATTCAAAACGGATTGACCTTTAGGGATATTACAACGACCATTCGGGACACCTATAATTGGTGGGTGTCGGATGCATTGAGCGATCAGCGAAGAAATTCTTTCGAGTTAAAAGAAGGTTCGCTACTGCTTCGCGAAAAAGCGATACTTGAAAAGTGGTCGGCCTTCAATCGTTGA
- a CDS encoding pyridoxal 5'-phosphate synthase → MYNKKSLHQPLSLFSQWFEEEQKVSEVRIPTAVCLSTIGLDNFPNARFVSFKKLVEDCLIITGPLNSRKGIEIENNAHVALTFWWTATERQIRIQGLATKISEQLADNYFNDRHVNAQAVSTICEQGKETYDAQQLEKRVLKMVSDKTKITRPQNWGGFSINPTRIEFMEFKETRFHYRRLYERENGEWQVKQLQP, encoded by the coding sequence ATGTACAACAAAAAAAGCCTGCACCAGCCACTATCCCTTTTCTCCCAATGGTTTGAGGAAGAACAAAAAGTATCCGAGGTCCGTATCCCGACTGCTGTTTGTTTATCCACCATAGGCTTGGATAATTTTCCGAACGCAAGATTCGTTTCCTTTAAAAAATTGGTTGAGGATTGTTTGATTATCACCGGTCCGTTAAATTCAAGAAAAGGAATTGAAATCGAAAACAACGCACATGTTGCACTTACCTTTTGGTGGACAGCAACGGAAAGACAGATCAGAATTCAGGGATTAGCTACAAAGATATCGGAACAACTTGCGGACAACTATTTTAACGACCGCCACGTGAATGCCCAGGCTGTTTCGACTATCTGCGAACAAGGAAAAGAAACCTACGATGCGCAACAACTTGAAAAGCGTGTTTTGAAAATGGTTTCGGACAAAACCAAAATTACCAGACCTCAAAACTGGGGTGGATTTTCAATCAATCCCACACGTATCGAATTTATGGAGTTCAAAGAGACACGATTTCATTATAGGAGACTATACGAACGTGAAAATGGAGAGTGGCAGGTAAAACAGCTTCAGCCATAA
- a CDS encoding alpha/beta hydrolase, with protein MVSQNTKDENGYGKSSVLQSDILGEERDIQIYLPPSYGTLSKKYPVLYVIDAQRYFLNGIAFQQNLAWQEIVPEFIVVGIQTDAVRRRELFDSEASKFIRFLEDELIPEINASYVTLDERMYFGWEMAAGLGVQLLATKPHLFTGLLLASPTHISADRLNKVDSLLKNGLNHDVSIYAALGTVENWATASLFSLDSLFQKHPTKKIQWTYHLSNKENHYTTPLITMNEGLKLFFKDYGPIRFHSMQEFSDFGGIESLKKHYQNRGKRYQISEAIHLDTKHYLLVQAHQENDFETFEALVREADGKMFIKDYYRQARWFGRYASFYLDNDRPEDALDILALGFEKFPEASILHYAKGNYYKKIGKINEARQWYEKAIHIAKTNQEPELQRYKTELRKL; from the coding sequence ATGGTATCACAAAATACGAAAGATGAAAACGGCTATGGGAAATCTAGTGTGCTACAATCCGATATTTTAGGAGAGGAACGGGACATCCAAATTTACTTACCACCAAGTTATGGGACACTTTCTAAAAAATATCCGGTGCTCTATGTTATCGATGCGCAACGTTATTTTTTGAATGGTATCGCCTTTCAGCAAAATCTTGCTTGGCAAGAAATCGTACCGGAATTCATCGTTGTCGGTATTCAAACCGATGCTGTGCGAAGAAGGGAGTTGTTTGATTCGGAGGCTTCCAAATTTATCCGATTCCTCGAAGACGAACTGATTCCTGAAATCAATGCATCCTATGTCACATTGGATGAGCGGATGTATTTTGGATGGGAAATGGCAGCCGGGCTCGGAGTGCAACTATTGGCCACCAAACCCCATCTGTTTACTGGTTTGCTTTTAGCCAGTCCTACGCATATTTCTGCCGACCGACTGAATAAGGTAGACAGTTTATTGAAAAACGGCCTAAACCATGACGTAAGTATTTACGCAGCTTTAGGAACCGTTGAAAACTGGGCGACCGCCTCACTATTTTCCTTGGACTCCCTTTTTCAAAAGCATCCTACTAAAAAAATACAGTGGACCTACCATCTTTCCAATAAGGAAAACCATTATACCACTCCTTTAATTACTATGAATGAAGGCTTGAAACTATTTTTCAAGGACTACGGTCCAATCAGATTTCATTCAATGCAGGAGTTCTCGGATTTTGGAGGTATAGAAAGCCTTAAAAAACACTACCAAAATCGCGGCAAGAGATATCAAATTTCAGAAGCGATTCACCTCGATACGAAACACTACCTTTTGGTGCAGGCACATCAGGAAAATGATTTTGAAACATTCGAGGCATTGGTACGTGAAGCCGATGGGAAAATGTTCATAAAGGACTATTACAGACAGGCCAGATGGTTCGGTAGATATGCAAGTTTTTATTTGGACAACGATAGGCCGGAAGATGCACTTGATATTTTGGCATTAGGCTTTGAGAAGTTTCCCGAGGCTTCCATCTTGCATTATGCCAAAGGAAATTATTATAAAAAAATTGGTAAAATCAACGAAGCGAGGCAGTGGTATGAAAAAGCCATCCACATCGCCAAAACAAATCAGGAACCTGAACTGCAAAGATACAAGACCGAGCTACGAAAACTTTAG
- a CDS encoding S41 family peptidase, protein MKTIKKLAFATISFFVLHTTQLNAQEEIAPLTATEQQTVVDSISSKLHTNYVFPEVAEKMVSSIASKLGNGDYTTILDPQEFAEKLTADIQAISNDKHLRVYFAPGQIAEQRQAVTPEDSLAYLKRSVDNMKRNNFGFKEVKIMTGNIGYLDLRSFSNVAYAGETAVSAMNFLSNTDAIIIDLRYNGGGSPAMIQLITSYLFESDPVHLNNFFWRPSNRNSQTWTLPHVSGTRSPDTPVYVLTSSGTFSAAEEFSYNLKHLERATLVGETTGGGAHPGGSLVATDRFMVWVPTGRAINPITETNWEGTGVSPHIQVPAADALDVAYKEALALLTKNNTDERLRAFYKWPLAELKLKTDPVNVDPKTLKSYAGSYGPRKVVFEKGKLFYQRDGGTNYEIRPYSTNEFILKGLDNFRIRFLSEEGEITALQGLYENGGTDKSIRDKG, encoded by the coding sequence ATGAAAACCATAAAGAAACTCGCCTTCGCCACCATCTCATTTTTCGTGCTTCATACCACCCAACTGAACGCACAGGAAGAAATAGCACCCTTAACCGCTACGGAACAGCAAACCGTGGTCGATTCTATAAGTAGCAAACTTCATACAAACTATGTGTTTCCGGAGGTTGCGGAGAAAATGGTCTCCAGTATCGCATCGAAATTGGGCAATGGCGACTATACGACCATTTTAGATCCCCAGGAATTCGCCGAAAAATTAACGGCCGATATTCAAGCCATCAGTAACGACAAACATTTGAGAGTCTATTTTGCACCAGGCCAAATAGCCGAGCAAAGACAAGCGGTTACTCCCGAGGATAGTCTTGCTTACCTGAAGCGCTCCGTAGACAATATGAAACGAAATAATTTTGGCTTTAAGGAGGTTAAAATTATGACCGGAAATATCGGTTATCTGGATTTACGAAGTTTCTCCAATGTGGCATACGCTGGAGAGACGGCGGTATCCGCCATGAATTTTTTGAGCAATACGGATGCCATCATTATCGACCTTCGCTATAACGGGGGCGGAAGCCCGGCAATGATTCAACTCATAACGAGCTACCTCTTTGAAAGCGACCCGGTTCATTTGAACAATTTCTTTTGGCGACCGTCTAATCGCAATTCCCAAACCTGGACCTTACCGCACGTTAGTGGCACGCGCAGTCCGGACACACCCGTTTATGTGTTGACGAGTAGTGGGACTTTCTCCGCAGCCGAGGAGTTCAGTTATAACTTAAAACATTTGGAACGTGCTACCCTGGTTGGTGAAACTACGGGTGGTGGCGCGCATCCCGGTGGTTCCCTCGTGGCCACCGACCGATTTATGGTTTGGGTACCCACTGGCAGGGCCATCAACCCGATCACCGAAACCAATTGGGAGGGTACCGGTGTTAGTCCACATATTCAAGTTCCCGCTGCGGACGCCTTGGACGTAGCCTATAAAGAGGCTTTGGCCTTACTCACAAAGAACAACACGGACGAACGGCTACGAGCTTTCTACAAATGGCCGCTTGCCGAACTAAAATTAAAGACCGATCCGGTAAACGTAGACCCTAAAACATTAAAATCCTATGCCGGTTCTTATGGCCCGCGAAAGGTTGTATTCGAGAAGGGAAAATTATTCTATCAGCGCGACGGTGGAACAAATTATGAAATACGACCGTATAGTACCAATGAATTTATTCTTAAGGGTCTCGACAATTTTAGAATACGGTTTTTATCCGAAGAGGGCGAAATTACCGCTTTGCAAGGATTATATGAAAATGGCGGCACCGACAAAAGTATTAGGGACAAGGGGTAG
- a CDS encoding MarR family winged helix-turn-helix transcriptional regulator, with protein sequence MNLSLPSETIFHAIESTIKEYRKYAQKNITAAIDNVTIDQGLVLLFLNEHPDLNQKEIAELVFKDNASMTRMIDNMVQKKHLKRAMNPEDRRRYKLEITDKGKEVLRILPPIIHRNRNSSLKGITKEEIDQLETILGKIRSNCSKNTTP encoded by the coding sequence ATGAACCTTTCCCTCCCGTCGGAAACCATATTTCATGCCATAGAAAGTACGATTAAGGAATACCGAAAATATGCGCAAAAAAATATTACCGCGGCAATAGATAATGTGACCATTGACCAGGGTTTGGTACTGCTTTTTCTCAATGAGCATCCCGATTTGAATCAGAAAGAAATCGCGGAACTCGTGTTCAAAGACAATGCATCGATGACCCGTATGATCGATAATATGGTTCAAAAAAAACACCTGAAACGCGCTATGAACCCCGAAGATAGAAGGCGATACAAACTCGAGATTACAGACAAAGGAAAGGAGGTGTTGCGAATCCTCCCTCCCATAATTCACCGCAATAGAAATTCATCATTAAAAGGAATCACAAAAGAGGAAATCGATCAATTGGAAACCATTTTAGGAAAAATCAGATCCAATTGTTCAAAAAACACGACACCATGA
- a CDS encoding alpha/beta hydrolase, with protein sequence MKTPILLAVVLFQVSFVTGQTSLEQIDLKNGAYQVGFKHYTLIDSTRTYRVHNAYNNQRIHRPVPVSLWYPTELVQGKSEQLTVLEYLEVLKEEEEWENLPNAFLLDWFPYLWNTPENQAHLSEKTSAFSNSPFLDEKFPVVVYAPSYQASSIENFALFEYLASNGFVVISSPSRGTDTRWFEGGTAKDMQTQSRDVELLLQEIYTYDFIDFDKVALMGFSFGGVANTLTVMKNQKVNALVSLDGTERYNYAVLAKSPYFNLDNFDIPYVHFAQKEIPEEVLTSDKIPAELNYEFRMYDSITNSNAYSYRFHDLNHAYFSSFGVLFANRDKRQDKSDAKIMASYKLLSEHVLQFLNATLKNDEQAKTYLENSPEENGFPESLLSKTMKKSNEKVFDYKDYNDLAQHQDYQDLVLLYQKTVAEHPKLQLEEGMLNSLGLWLSFDPERTEQGINVFLLAIYLYPKSANLYDSLAEAYLYKNDTTNARIYFKKSLELNPGNQNALNRLQQLEE encoded by the coding sequence ATGAAAACACCAATTCTACTAGCCGTAGTACTTTTTCAGGTTTCGTTTGTAACGGGACAGACCTCCTTAGAGCAAATTGATTTAAAAAACGGGGCGTACCAGGTGGGCTTTAAGCACTATACTCTTATCGATAGTACGCGAACCTACCGTGTACATAATGCGTATAACAATCAACGTATTCACCGCCCGGTTCCTGTCAGCTTGTGGTATCCGACCGAACTTGTGCAAGGGAAATCGGAGCAATTAACGGTATTAGAGTATTTAGAGGTGTTAAAGGAAGAGGAAGAATGGGAAAACCTACCGAATGCGTTTTTGTTGGACTGGTTTCCGTACTTGTGGAATACCCCTGAAAATCAAGCCCATCTTTCCGAAAAAACGAGCGCTTTTTCCAATTCACCATTTTTGGACGAAAAATTTCCGGTCGTGGTGTATGCGCCCAGTTACCAAGCCTCCTCCATAGAGAATTTTGCCTTATTCGAATACCTGGCAAGCAATGGTTTCGTCGTCATCTCATCACCTTCAAGAGGAACGGATACCCGATGGTTCGAAGGAGGAACGGCGAAGGATATGCAGACGCAGTCAAGGGATGTGGAACTTCTCTTACAGGAAATATACACATACGACTTTATCGATTTCGATAAGGTAGCCCTTATGGGTTTTAGTTTTGGTGGGGTGGCCAATACCCTTACGGTCATGAAAAATCAAAAAGTCAATGCGCTGGTGAGCTTAGATGGGACGGAACGCTACAATTACGCCGTCCTGGCAAAGTCACCATACTTTAACCTGGATAATTTCGATATTCCCTACGTGCATTTTGCCCAAAAGGAGATTCCGGAAGAAGTTCTGACCAGTGATAAAATTCCTGCGGAGCTGAACTATGAATTCCGAATGTATGATTCCATCACGAATAGCAATGCCTATAGCTACAGATTCCACGATCTTAACCATGCGTATTTTAGTTCCTTTGGTGTTCTCTTTGCCAATCGGGATAAAAGGCAGGATAAAAGCGATGCCAAAATTATGGCCTCCTACAAACTGCTTTCCGAGCATGTTCTACAATTTTTAAATGCTACCCTAAAGAATGATGAACAGGCCAAGACCTACCTTGAAAATAGTCCGGAGGAAAATGGTTTTCCCGAAAGTCTGCTTTCAAAAACGATGAAAAAATCGAATGAAAAGGTTTTCGATTACAAAGACTATAATGATTTGGCGCAGCATCAGGATTATCAAGATTTGGTACTGCTCTACCAAAAAACGGTTGCCGAACATCCAAAACTGCAATTGGAGGAAGGTATGTTAAACTCCCTGGGATTGTGGTTATCCTTTGACCCCGAAAGAACAGAACAAGGCATCAATGTCTTTTTACTGGCGATATATCTTTATCCTAAATCGGCCAATTTGTACGACAGTTTAGCGGAAGCTTACCTGTACAAGAACGACACTACGAATGCGAGGATATACTTCAAAAAGTCCTTGGAATTGAATCCCGGAAACCAGAATGCCCTTAACCGATTACAACAACTGGAGGAATAA
- a CDS encoding DMP19 family protein, whose amino-acid sequence MEKVMQLERENMIVMEIDTYLNKKSKYGKEIEKLNSSQRILLIIENLEREINNGGFHQFYWNSSGDYAMETVTALKQIGAIKTARVVKKANDQFPNGFVPEGRDERSEILDLISKKSSEYWNTLDTKFYGPNKESGEWEIDDLPNLLIKFIKANKGDFEK is encoded by the coding sequence TTGGAAAAAGTAATGCAATTGGAACGAGAAAATATGATTGTAATGGAAATTGACACTTATCTGAACAAAAAATCGAAGTATGGCAAAGAAATAGAAAAACTCAACTCTTCTCAAAGAATTCTGCTAATTATTGAAAACCTAGAACGAGAAATTAACAACGGAGGATTCCATCAATTTTACTGGAATTCAAGCGGTGATTATGCTATGGAAACAGTAACCGCTTTGAAACAAATTGGAGCGATAAAAACCGCTCGAGTTGTAAAAAAAGCGAACGACCAATTTCCAAACGGATTTGTTCCCGAAGGTCGAGACGAAAGAAGCGAAATCCTGGATTTAATAAGTAAAAAGTCTTCTGAATACTGGAATACTCTGGATACAAAATTTTATGGACCAAATAAGGAATCTGGAGAGTGGGAAATTGATGATTTACCGAATCTGCTAATCAAGTTTATAAAAGCAAACAAAGGTGACTTCGAAAAATAA